A portion of the Halococcus hamelinensis 100A6 genome contains these proteins:
- a CDS encoding AsnC family transcriptional regulator — translation MRTLDETDSEILRLLTEDARRPYREIADAVGLSSPSVSDRVSRLGELGVIRRFTLDLDRSKLRGGTPVLVELSVRPDSVEAVRETLTHTDGVEHVFTAADPRVFFQSRLPDANVRAFLSDTFDGDGLDTITDYEVVVLTDADWTPQVGGTDLAITCAECGNEVGEEGETLRVDGDLYYLCCPSCLEQFEARYEQFSADA, via the coding sequence ATGCGAACCCTGGACGAGACCGACTCGGAGATCCTCCGCCTGCTGACCGAGGACGCCCGCCGGCCGTATCGTGAGATCGCCGACGCGGTCGGCCTCAGTTCCCCGTCGGTCTCCGACCGCGTGAGCCGACTCGGGGAGCTCGGGGTCATCCGCCGGTTCACCCTCGACCTCGACCGCTCGAAGCTTCGTGGCGGCACGCCCGTCCTGGTCGAGCTGTCGGTACGACCGGACTCGGTCGAGGCGGTCCGTGAGACGCTCACGCACACGGACGGGGTCGAGCACGTGTTCACGGCCGCCGACCCGCGGGTCTTCTTCCAGTCACGCCTCCCGGACGCGAACGTCCGGGCGTTCCTCTCGGATACGTTCGATGGGGACGGGCTGGACACGATAACCGACTACGAGGTCGTCGTCCTCACGGATGCCGACTGGACGCCACAGGTCGGCGGGACCGACCTCGCGATAACCTGCGCCGAGTGCGGTAACGAGGTCGGCGAGGAGGGCGAGACCCTCCGCGTCGACGGCGACCTCTACTACCTCTGCTGTCCGTCGTGTCTGGAGCAGTTCGAGGCCCGGTACGAACAGTTCAGCGCCGACGCCTGA
- a CDS encoding DUF7405 family protein, producing the protein MLPRTDRGVSRRAFVKAAVAIGGGSALAACTAREDTPDLPQGPDDLSGFPARQHAWNDVLDLDDADNHLGPRHRVLLYLDYAGDGTPTDADRRTVERALRGLEHAYPRSNDGLLFTVSYSSAYFERFGDPLPESVDLAKPKALTPFEEPTLDTPDAVVHLASDYGSVVLGAERALLGEQDELNGVSIEADLDGVLERTDRRTGFVGDGLPADNQDVDGIPDSEPVPDDAPLYMGFKSGFDENQATEDRVTIQSGPFVDGTVQQISKIQLHLDQWYDQDSRSQRVSKMFCPAHAESGAVEGVGENLGNASGMDDCAPAETAARESGVVGHSQKMVSARENDRPIILRRDFDSTDGGDAGLHFLSLQRTTEDFTRTRDAMNGTDLASESALGQKNNNGILQYMSVTNRGNYLVPPRPHRALPVPRPT; encoded by the coding sequence ATGCTTCCTCGCACGGACCGTGGCGTCTCGCGACGTGCGTTCGTGAAGGCCGCGGTCGCTATCGGCGGCGGGTCGGCGCTTGCGGCGTGTACGGCGCGTGAGGACACCCCCGACCTCCCGCAGGGCCCCGACGACCTCTCGGGGTTCCCGGCGCGCCAGCACGCCTGGAACGACGTTCTCGACCTGGACGACGCCGACAACCACCTCGGTCCGCGCCACCGGGTTCTGCTGTATCTCGACTACGCCGGCGACGGCACACCGACGGATGCCGACCGCCGGACCGTCGAACGGGCGCTTCGGGGGCTCGAACACGCGTATCCCCGCTCGAACGACGGGTTGCTCTTCACGGTGAGTTACTCGTCGGCGTACTTCGAGCGGTTCGGCGACCCGCTCCCGGAGTCGGTGGATCTCGCGAAACCGAAGGCGCTCACCCCGTTCGAGGAGCCGACGCTCGATACCCCCGACGCGGTCGTCCACCTCGCGAGCGACTACGGCAGCGTCGTCCTCGGGGCCGAACGGGCCCTCCTCGGGGAGCAGGACGAACTCAACGGGGTTTCCATCGAGGCGGATCTCGACGGCGTGCTCGAACGGACCGACCGCCGGACGGGGTTCGTCGGCGACGGACTGCCCGCCGACAACCAGGACGTGGACGGGATCCCCGACTCCGAGCCGGTGCCGGACGACGCGCCCCTCTACATGGGGTTCAAATCGGGGTTCGACGAGAACCAGGCGACCGAGGACCGCGTGACGATTCAGTCGGGCCCGTTCGTGGACGGAACGGTACAGCAGATCTCGAAGATCCAGCTCCACCTCGACCAGTGGTACGACCAGGACAGCCGGTCACAGCGGGTCAGCAAGATGTTCTGTCCCGCACACGCGGAGTCGGGTGCAGTGGAGGGCGTCGGCGAGAACCTCGGAAACGCGAGCGGGATGGACGACTGCGCACCGGCGGAGACGGCGGCGCGCGAGTCGGGCGTCGTCGGTCACTCCCAGAAGATGGTTTCGGCGCGCGAGAACGACCGCCCGATCATCCTCAGACGGGACTTCGACTCGACCGACGGCGGCGACGCCGGGCTCCACTTCCTCTCGCTCCAACGGACGACCGAGGACTTCACCCGGACGCGCGATGCGATGAACGGCACCGACCTCGCGTCCGAATCCGCGCTCGGGCAGAAGAACAACAACGGCATCCTCCAGTACATGAGCGTCACCAACCGCGGGAACTACCTCGTGCCGCCACGCCCGCATCGGGCGCTTCCGGTGCCACGGCCGACGTAG
- a CDS encoding pirin family protein codes for MSNEPARHDTGPVAGETVRHGTGVESNRAFPTNTYPDHLDPFVLFERFFIQPERGFPMHTHGGFEIVSYMIEGGMDHGDSLGVTHTATEGDVMRITAGSEIQHSEFPADGAACSGLQLWVNLPREAKEVEPSYDDATGDDLPTEAEDGATVTTVVGDGSPIELRTRMEYLDVAVTDRWTWTIPDGWSGFLYGVDGHGTVDGDRFAAGDVLPVTSAEDLDLERDGAEAFRVVAVAGSPHEEPIQQRGPYVR; via the coding sequence ATGTCAAACGAGCCAGCGCGGCACGATACCGGTCCCGTCGCCGGCGAGACGGTCCGGCACGGAACCGGTGTGGAGTCGAACCGGGCCTTCCCGACGAACACTTATCCCGACCATCTCGACCCGTTCGTCCTCTTCGAGCGGTTCTTCATCCAGCCCGAGCGGGGCTTTCCGATGCACACCCACGGGGGATTCGAGATCGTCTCGTACATGATCGAGGGCGGGATGGACCACGGGGACTCCCTCGGCGTCACGCACACGGCCACCGAAGGCGACGTCATGCGGATCACCGCCGGGAGCGAGATCCAGCACTCCGAGTTCCCCGCCGACGGGGCCGCGTGTAGCGGACTCCAGCTCTGGGTGAACCTCCCGCGCGAGGCCAAGGAGGTCGAGCCCAGTTACGACGACGCGACCGGCGACGACCTCCCGACGGAGGCGGAGGACGGTGCCACCGTGACCACCGTCGTCGGCGACGGGTCACCGATCGAACTTCGCACGCGAATGGAGTACCTCGACGTCGCGGTCACCGACCGCTGGACGTGGACGATACCGGACGGCTGGTCGGGCTTCCTCTACGGCGTCGACGGCCACGGAACGGTCGACGGGGACCGGTTCGCGGCTGGGGACGTTCTTCCGGTCACGAGCGCCGAAGACCTCGACCTCGAACGCGACGGGGCGGAGGCGTTCCGTGTGGTCGCCGTCGCCGGGTCGCCACACGAGGAGCCGATCCAGCAGCGAGGCCCGTACGTCCGCTGA
- a CDS encoding TetR/AcrR family transcriptional regulator, giving the protein MTPDSERGSSTDTERAIMEATFRALSKHGYVDLRLRDIGDEFEMTRQLIHYYYDGKHDLISAFLEYVIEQYEGSVAVDESDDLWAELDARIDQCLFGPEFASDFDHWDRMRVYHELFSQAQNDDQHREIFNRHYTKIRRSITRVIERGIEQGVFRDVDPENTAQFITDAIHAARGRRISLGHDEAPEQIRRALDEFVISSLAPPGEEPEFKSARSTARN; this is encoded by the coding sequence ATGACCCCGGACAGTGAACGAGGATCTTCTACGGACACCGAGCGGGCGATCATGGAGGCGACCTTTCGGGCGCTCAGCAAGCACGGCTACGTCGACCTCCGACTGCGCGACATCGGCGACGAGTTCGAGATGACCCGCCAGTTGATCCACTACTACTACGACGGCAAGCACGACCTCATCTCGGCGTTCCTCGAGTACGTGATCGAACAGTACGAGGGCAGCGTCGCGGTCGACGAGAGCGACGACCTCTGGGCGGAACTGGACGCGAGGATCGACCAGTGTCTCTTCGGCCCGGAGTTCGCCAGCGACTTCGACCACTGGGACCGGATGCGCGTCTACCACGAGCTGTTCTCGCAGGCCCAGAACGACGACCAGCACCGCGAGATATTCAACCGCCACTACACCAAGATCCGCCGCAGCATCACCCGCGTCATCGAACGCGGGATCGAGCAGGGCGTCTTCCGCGACGTCGACCCCGAGAACACGGCGCAGTTCATCACCGACGCGATACACGCCGCACGCGGACGGCGGATCTCGCTCGGCCACGACGAAGCGCCCGAGCAGATACGCCGCGCGCTGGACGAGTTCGTCATCTCCTCGCTCGCCCCGCCGGGCGAGGAACCCGAGTTCAAAAGCGCCCGTTCGACCGCCCGAAACTGA
- a CDS encoding fumarylacetoacetate hydrolase family protein, which translates to MRIGRFGADDEPAWVGVVDGGTTYDVREAAAEIGIDLPRGTVDLLATWGWREKVELAVEYAAETGEATYDVESLDRYAPVTDPAKVVCVGLNYADHADEGGFEAPDAPVLFSKFPTALTGPEAAIEWDPALTEAVDYEGELVAVIGDRARNVAPEDALDHVAGYTVGNDVSARDLQLADEQWVRGKSLDTFGPLGPDIVTPEEIPDLGDLDVWTEVNGERLQESNTRHLVFGIDELVSFCSRAFTLEPGDVIYTGTPDGVGYFRDPQVLLEDGDSVTVGVEGVGELHNPCAHTDR; encoded by the coding sequence ATGAGGATCGGACGGTTCGGGGCCGACGACGAACCGGCGTGGGTTGGCGTGGTCGACGGCGGGACGACCTACGACGTCCGGGAGGCGGCAGCCGAGATCGGTATCGACCTCCCCAGGGGAACCGTCGACCTCCTCGCGACGTGGGGGTGGCGGGAGAAGGTCGAACTCGCTGTCGAGTACGCCGCGGAGACTGGCGAGGCGACCTACGACGTCGAATCGCTCGACCGATACGCCCCGGTCACCGACCCGGCGAAGGTGGTCTGTGTCGGGCTGAACTACGCCGACCACGCCGACGAGGGCGGGTTCGAGGCACCCGACGCGCCGGTGCTGTTCTCGAAGTTTCCCACGGCGCTCACGGGACCGGAGGCGGCGATCGAGTGGGACCCGGCGCTCACGGAAGCGGTCGACTACGAGGGCGAACTCGTCGCCGTCATCGGGGACCGGGCCCGGAACGTCGCGCCGGAGGACGCGCTCGACCACGTCGCCGGCTACACGGTGGGCAACGACGTCTCCGCGCGTGACCTCCAGTTGGCCGACGAACAGTGGGTTCGCGGTAAGAGCCTCGATACGTTCGGCCCGCTGGGCCCCGACATCGTCACCCCCGAGGAGATCCCCGACCTCGGGGACCTCGACGTCTGGACCGAGGTCAACGGCGAGCGGCTTCAAGAGTCGAACACCCGTCACCTCGTCTTCGGGATCGACGAGCTGGTCTCGTTCTGCTCGCGGGCCTTCACCCTCGAACCCGGCGACGTGATCTACACCGGGACGCCCGACGGCGTCGGCTACTTCAGGGACCCGCAGGTCCTGCTCGAGGACGGCGACTCGGTCACCGTCGGCGTCGAAGGGGTCGGCGAACTCCACAACCCCTGTGCCCATACCGACCGGTAA
- a CDS encoding VOC family protein yields MGEISRLHHVTAFASDPQRNLDFFTEVIGLRFIKRTVRFDIPEEIYHLYYGDEAGTAGSIVTYFPVTDMNEGLVGKGQISAAGLVIPEGSVEYWTDRFEEHDVEHTVEERFGETAIGFTDPDGTPFELVTGESDIEPWDGGPVPAEHGVRGLHGVTIHSNDPAGTFRALETMDWSRVGRADYPQAGDHVRYEAPGDRRGANVVDVLVRPNAPQGVQGTGTFLHVAFDTGEKWEQKEWSERFREAGLITTSRKDRDYFWSMYFTEPGGTTFEFATEGPGVTLDESVEALGSELKVPDWLDVDVSEIDEQLPDLTTD; encoded by the coding sequence ATGGGAGAAATAAGCCGACTACACCACGTAACGGCGTTCGCGAGCGACCCGCAGCGGAACCTGGATTTCTTCACGGAGGTGATCGGGCTGCGGTTCATCAAGCGAACGGTCAGGTTCGACATCCCCGAGGAGATCTACCACCTCTACTACGGGGACGAGGCCGGAACCGCCGGCTCGATCGTGACGTACTTCCCGGTCACGGACATGAACGAGGGCCTCGTCGGGAAGGGACAGATCAGCGCCGCCGGCCTCGTCATCCCCGAGGGGTCGGTCGAGTACTGGACCGACCGCTTCGAGGAGCACGACGTCGAGCACACCGTCGAGGAACGGTTCGGCGAGACCGCGATCGGTTTCACCGACCCCGACGGGACCCCGTTCGAACTCGTCACCGGCGAGTCCGACATCGAACCCTGGGACGGCGGCCCGGTCCCGGCGGAACACGGCGTTCGGGGGCTCCACGGCGTCACGATACACTCGAACGACCCGGCGGGGACCTTCCGTGCGCTCGAAACGATGGACTGGAGCCGGGTCGGCCGGGCCGACTACCCGCAGGCCGGCGACCACGTTCGGTACGAAGCGCCAGGCGACCGGCGCGGCGCGAACGTCGTCGACGTTCTCGTTCGTCCGAACGCGCCACAGGGCGTACAGGGGACCGGGACCTTCCTGCACGTCGCCTTCGACACCGGCGAGAAGTGGGAGCAAAAGGAGTGGAGCGAGCGCTTCCGCGAGGCGGGCCTGATAACGACCTCGCGGAAGGACCGGGATTACTTCTGGTCGATGTACTTCACCGAACCCGGCGGCACGACCTTCGAGTTCGCGACCGAGGGCCCGGGCGTGACGCTCGACGAGAGCGTCGAGGCGCTCGGTTCGGAACTCAAGGTGCCGGACTGGCTCGACGTCGACGTGAGCGAGATCGACGAACAGCTCCCGGACCTCACGACGGACTGA
- a CDS encoding TatD family hydrolase → MEPERASPTKRPTDADYTTEPDDELPAELTTLPWIDVHNHAHTLSWNDRERFALSGCHEMVMMAAAYYWTPYKPVAPEDVRYLWDDALNRLDPIRRSHVFDASLGIGIHTGARVENVEELLDVMPDYLALDAVQAVGEIGITGSQHVSRWELDAQRTVMREQLELAADYDLPAVVHTPPNLDNVDVPYRERGPIPGYELNGDLQRESVIEAADTKRAATELDVELAEEAGLPDEQLVLSHADRDIAPFVLENTDAYVSFTISYPWLLGVTARDVAAVIDEYGPERVMMETDSAGILRSDVFSFRRAIFDLYRLGIEVETIREVVYENPRRVLS, encoded by the coding sequence ATGGAACCAGAACGAGCCTCCCCGACGAAACGACCCACCGACGCCGACTACACGACCGAACCGGACGACGAGCTTCCCGCCGAGCTGACGACGCTGCCGTGGATAGACGTCCACAACCACGCACACACCCTCTCGTGGAACGACCGGGAACGGTTCGCGCTGAGCGGCTGTCACGAGATGGTCATGATGGCCGCGGCGTACTACTGGACACCGTACAAACCGGTCGCGCCCGAGGACGTTCGCTATCTCTGGGACGACGCGCTCAATCGTCTCGACCCGATCCGCCGGTCACACGTCTTCGATGCGAGTCTCGGCATCGGGATCCACACCGGCGCGCGCGTCGAGAACGTCGAGGAGTTGCTCGACGTGATGCCCGACTACCTCGCACTCGACGCGGTCCAGGCCGTCGGCGAGATCGGCATCACCGGCTCACAGCACGTGAGTCGATGGGAGCTCGACGCACAGCGAACGGTGATGCGCGAACAGTTGGAGCTCGCCGCCGACTACGACCTTCCGGCGGTCGTCCACACGCCGCCGAACCTCGACAACGTGGACGTCCCCTACCGGGAGCGGGGACCGATCCCCGGCTACGAGCTGAACGGCGACCTCCAGCGCGAGTCGGTCATCGAAGCCGCGGACACGAAACGCGCCGCGACGGAGCTGGACGTCGAACTCGCCGAGGAGGCGGGCCTCCCCGACGAACAGCTGGTGCTCTCCCACGCCGACCGCGACATCGCCCCGTTCGTGCTCGAGAACACCGACGCGTACGTGAGCTTCACGATCAGCTATCCCTGGTTGCTCGGGGTCACCGCGCGGGACGTCGCGGCCGTCATCGACGAATACGGCCCGGAGCGCGTTATGATGGAGACCGACAGCGCGGGCATCCTCCGAAGCGACGTCTTCTCCTTTCGACGGGCGATCTTCGACCTCTACCGGCTGGGAATCGAGGTCGAGACGATCCGCGAGGTCGTCTACGAGAACCCCCGCCGCGTACTGAGCTAA
- a CDS encoding ABC transporter ATP-binding protein, producing the protein MTAIDTTDLTKRYGSTLAVDSLSLSVPAGTVYGFLGPNGAGKTTTMRMLTGLTRPSGGTGTIATAPITDRDRLRPHIGYLPEEPPLYEETTAEEQLDYAAGLHDLPTDTAHERIDRLLTDLGLAADAGTRISEYSKGMRQKVAYVQAVLHEPDVVFLDEPTSGLDPRAARTLRGMIADLADGGTTVFLSTHILPVVEAVADTVGILYDGRLVAEDAPDALTNRAEAGETGSLEDAFLEITTDGSREATDG; encoded by the coding sequence ATGACAGCGATCGATACCACCGACCTGACGAAACGCTACGGAAGCACGCTCGCCGTCGACTCCCTCTCGCTCTCGGTGCCGGCGGGAACCGTCTACGGGTTCCTCGGTCCGAACGGAGCGGGCAAGACCACCACGATGCGGATGCTCACGGGGCTCACACGTCCCTCCGGCGGGACTGGGACCATCGCGACCGCCCCGATCACCGACCGCGACCGGCTCCGACCCCACATCGGCTATCTCCCCGAGGAGCCGCCGCTCTACGAGGAGACGACCGCCGAGGAGCAACTCGACTACGCCGCCGGGCTCCACGACCTCCCCACCGACACGGCACACGAACGGATCGACCGCCTCCTCACGGATCTCGGTCTCGCGGCCGACGCCGGCACACGTATCTCGGAGTACTCGAAGGGGATGCGCCAGAAGGTCGCCTACGTCCAGGCCGTCCTCCACGAACCCGACGTGGTCTTCCTCGACGAACCCACGTCGGGGTTGGACCCCCGTGCCGCCCGGACGCTTCGCGGGATGATCGCCGACCTCGCCGACGGCGGGACGACGGTCTTCCTCTCGACGCACATCCTACCGGTCGTCGAGGCGGTCGCCGACACGGTGGGCATCCTCTACGACGGCCGACTCGTCGCCGAGGACGCGCCGGACGCCCTGACGAACCGTGCCGAGGCCGGCGAAACCGGCAGTCTCGAGGACGCTTTCCTCGAAATCACCACCGACGGGAGCCGGGAGGCCACCGATGGCTGA
- a CDS encoding putative manganese transporter: MIPLDLTAQGAVDIFLGSVRDGFVQVSAFVAVTVLIFGYLQYRTGGRVVRFLENNEHLQPLAGGLLGLTPGCGGAIVAMPLYIRGTISFGTVVATLAATAGDSAFVILALAPEAAVYAYVMAFVSGVLFGYAIDFWGLGVGRVDRAVERISRPMTDGGFATTSVAAGGPSVAGFEMDDGGHDHERNTSGFMAKFTHGVHVVWWAVALAGLTAGVLYLARGAPEVPFEYGPTFFGLFTVAGLVGTTLSFYLHFFGRRFIGEGDAGRIRETYTDAYDTFQHAAMETSMVTVWVIGAYLVYEYGVALLSIDIAALAAAAGVLAPLAGAALGLIPGCAPQIVFAGLYAEGAIPFSALVGNAISQDGDALFPLMAIDMKAAIIATIYTTIPAAIVGVAVHYFWPYAQFGFGVIG; this comes from the coding sequence ATGATCCCCCTGGACCTCACCGCTCAGGGAGCGGTCGACATCTTCCTCGGGTCCGTGCGTGACGGCTTCGTCCAGGTCTCGGCGTTCGTCGCGGTCACCGTCCTGATCTTCGGCTATCTCCAGTACCGAACGGGCGGGCGAGTGGTTCGGTTCCTCGAGAACAACGAACACCTCCAGCCGCTCGCGGGTGGACTGTTGGGACTCACCCCCGGCTGCGGCGGCGCGATCGTCGCGATGCCGCTGTACATCCGCGGGACGATCAGCTTCGGGACGGTCGTGGCGACGCTCGCCGCCACTGCCGGCGACTCGGCGTTCGTGATCCTCGCGCTCGCACCCGAGGCCGCGGTCTACGCGTACGTGATGGCGTTCGTCTCGGGCGTGCTGTTCGGTTACGCGATCGACTTTTGGGGTCTCGGGGTCGGGCGCGTCGACCGCGCCGTCGAGCGGATCAGTCGTCCGATGACCGACGGCGGGTTCGCGACCACGAGCGTCGCTGCTGGCGGGCCGAGCGTCGCCGGGTTCGAGATGGACGACGGCGGACACGACCACGAACGGAACACCTCGGGGTTCATGGCGAAGTTCACCCACGGCGTCCACGTCGTCTGGTGGGCGGTGGCGCTCGCCGGTCTCACCGCCGGCGTGCTGTATCTCGCCCGCGGCGCGCCCGAGGTGCCGTTCGAGTACGGGCCCACGTTCTTCGGGCTGTTCACCGTCGCCGGCCTGGTGGGAACGACCCTCTCCTTTTACCTCCACTTCTTCGGCCGTCGATTCATCGGCGAGGGCGATGCGGGACGCATCCGGGAGACGTACACGGACGCCTACGACACCTTCCAGCACGCCGCGATGGAGACCAGCATGGTCACCGTCTGGGTGATCGGTGCCTACCTCGTCTACGAGTACGGCGTGGCGCTGCTCTCGATCGACATCGCCGCGCTCGCTGCGGCGGCGGGCGTTCTCGCTCCGCTGGCCGGTGCGGCGCTGGGCCTGATCCCCGGCTGCGCACCTCAGATCGTGTTCGCGGGGCTCTACGCCGAGGGCGCGATCCCCTTCTCGGCGCTCGTCGGGAACGCGATCAGCCAGGACGGTGACGCGCTCTTCCCCCTCATGGCGATCGACATGAAGGCCGCGATCATCGCGACGATCTACACCACGATACCGGCCGCCATCGTCGGCGTCGCGGTCCACTACTTCTGGCCGTACGCCCAGTTCGGCTTCGGGGTGATAGGATGA
- a CDS encoding universal stress protein, with protein sequence MNPIYERILVPTDGRGPSTNAVRHAVGLAETYDATVHAVFVIDTSTSWLTVSKSDVHDTLWAIGRKASEQALQGVETVAADADVDLVTEVLEGTPAEAILAYATENDVDLVVMGTHGHSAFERRLLGSVTQKVAGGADVPVMTVSDATERSD encoded by the coding sequence ATGAATCCCATCTACGAACGCATACTCGTTCCGACGGACGGGCGCGGCCCCTCGACGAACGCGGTCCGACACGCCGTCGGCCTCGCCGAGACGTACGACGCGACCGTCCACGCGGTCTTCGTCATCGACACCTCGACGAGTTGGCTGACGGTCTCCAAATCCGACGTTCACGACACCCTCTGGGCGATCGGTCGGAAGGCCAGCGAGCAGGCGCTTCAGGGGGTCGAGACCGTGGCTGCGGACGCCGATGTCGACCTCGTGACCGAGGTCCTCGAAGGAACGCCCGCGGAAGCCATCCTCGCCTACGCCACGGAGAACGACGTCGACCTCGTCGTCATGGGGACACACGGCCACTCGGCGTTCGAGCGTCGACTCCTCGGCAGCGTGACACAGAAAGTGGCCGGTGGCGCTGACGTGCCGGTGATGACGGTGAGCGACGCCACGGAGCGGTCCGACTGA
- a CDS encoding DUF6653 family protein — MERISRETLVDSFWDRHANPKSGWSRTVTLPLLVYGIGERRWRLVVATLVFAVVNPVLFAPPDDSEAWMTRVVLAERYWRTHDADIGHLGWLNLVNVPVTLYALVAAYRRDTGGATVATLLSMTLKFAFVAGLVRRFEDDLPRPDSPPTWETSRRR, encoded by the coding sequence ATGGAGAGGATCTCCCGGGAGACGCTCGTCGATTCGTTCTGGGATCGCCACGCCAATCCGAAGAGCGGCTGGTCGCGGACGGTCACCCTCCCCCTCCTGGTGTACGGAATCGGCGAGCGTCGGTGGCGGCTCGTCGTCGCGACCCTGGTCTTCGCGGTCGTCAACCCCGTTCTGTTCGCCCCACCCGACGACTCCGAGGCCTGGATGACGAGGGTCGTGCTCGCCGAGCGGTACTGGCGAACCCACGACGCCGATATCGGCCACCTCGGGTGGCTCAACCTGGTGAACGTGCCGGTGACGCTGTACGCGCTCGTCGCCGCCTACCGGCGGGACACCGGCGGGGCGACCGTCGCGACCCTGCTGTCGATGACGCTCAAGTTCGCGTTCGTCGCCGGCCTCGTTCGACGCTTCGAGGACGACCTCCCTCGACCGGACTCCCCACCGACTTGGGAGACCTCACGGCGTCGATAG
- a CDS encoding NAD(P)-dependent oxidoreductase: MNVLLLGASGRIGHRTASELLDRGHRVTGVSRSGEVSDVESEALTVVEGDATDPEAVARLAAGHDAVVSTLGPSGDESPGILSEMLRAVVEGMRRGEVERLVWTGGAGILHVDPETRLVETEAFPEEWKPVSQAAIDAYELLEDADDLRWTYLAPAGLIEPGERTGEYRTAEGELVVDDDGDSYVSMEDFAVALVDRLEADDAVHTQLGVGY; this comes from the coding sequence ATGAACGTACTACTGCTCGGAGCAAGCGGACGGATCGGGCATCGAACGGCGAGCGAGCTGCTGGACCGGGGGCACAGGGTCACCGGCGTTTCCCGAAGCGGGGAGGTGAGCGACGTCGAGAGCGAGGCCCTCACCGTCGTCGAGGGCGACGCGACGGACCCGGAGGCGGTCGCACGGCTCGCGGCGGGTCACGACGCGGTCGTCTCCACGCTCGGACCGAGCGGCGACGAATCGCCGGGCATCCTCTCGGAGATGCTGCGTGCGGTCGTCGAGGGGATGCGTCGCGGCGAGGTCGAACGCCTCGTCTGGACCGGCGGCGCGGGGATCCTCCACGTCGACCCCGAGACGCGGCTCGTCGAGACCGAGGCGTTCCCCGAGGAGTGGAAACCCGTCTCGCAGGCCGCGATCGACGCCTACGAACTCTTAGAGGACGCCGACGACCTCCGCTGGACCTACCTCGCGCCCGCCGGGCTGATTGAGCCCGGCGAACGAACGGGGGAGTACCGGACGGCCGAAGGCGAGCTGGTCGTCGACGACGACGGCGACAGCTACGTCTCCATGGAGGACTTCGCCGTCGCGCTCGTCGACCGGCTCGAAGCCGACGACGCGGTACACACCCAGCTCGGCGTCGGTTACTGA